A genomic stretch from Empedobacter stercoris includes:
- the murI gene encoding glutamate racemase — MNDNRPIGVFDSGVGGLMFAKEIKRLLPNESLIYFGDTQNLPYGEKSKEAITQFSVDITNFLKDNDCKAILVACNSATANALKEIRNAAGKDIPVIDVISPVAEKVSFELREKIGVIATKTTVNSGAYKKAIRRRNKHINVVEMATPLLVPVIEEGFANSIISKAVLETYLLNKKLEGIDSIILGCTHYTHLEKEINQVFEGKVDIVNSPLIVINQVIYQLAKEGKLAEKNAAATYTFYISVNTDNIIKVAKKFFGKDIQLIEKKLMN, encoded by the coding sequence ATGAATGATAACAGACCAATAGGTGTTTTCGACTCTGGTGTTGGTGGTTTGATGTTTGCAAAAGAAATAAAACGTTTGCTACCAAACGAAAGTTTAATTTATTTTGGTGATACTCAAAATTTACCTTACGGAGAAAAATCTAAAGAAGCGATTACACAATTTTCGGTAGACATTACTAATTTTTTAAAGGACAATGATTGTAAAGCAATTTTAGTTGCATGTAATTCTGCAACTGCGAATGCTTTGAAAGAGATTAGAAATGCTGCAGGAAAAGATATTCCTGTTATTGATGTTATTTCTCCCGTTGCTGAAAAAGTATCGTTCGAACTAAGAGAAAAAATTGGCGTTATTGCAACAAAAACAACAGTTAATTCAGGTGCATACAAAAAAGCAATTCGGCGTCGCAATAAACACATCAACGTAGTTGAAATGGCAACTCCACTCTTGGTACCTGTTATCGAAGAAGGTTTCGCAAATTCTATTATTTCTAAAGCTGTTTTAGAAACTTATTTGTTAAACAAAAAATTAGAAGGAATTGATTCCATTATTTTAGGGTGTACTCATTATACTCATCTTGAAAAAGAAATCAATCAAGTATTCGAAGGGAAAGTTGATATTGTAAATTCGCCTTTAATAGTAATTAATCAAGTCATTTATCAATTAGCGAAAGAAGGAAAATTAGCAGAAAAAAATGCTGCTGCAACCTATACTTTTTATATTTCTGTAAACACAGATAACATTATAAAAGTTGCTAAAAAATTCTTTGGAAAAGATATTCAATTAATTGAAAAAAAATTAATGAACTAA
- the rocD gene encoding ornithine--oxo-acid transaminase codes for MKRTSELIALEEKYGAHNYHPLPVVLEKGEGVYVWDVDGKKYFDFLSAYSAVNQGHCHPRIINRLKEQAEKLTLTSRAFYNAELGKYEKFLTELFGFEKVLPMNTGAEAVETALKIARKWGYEKKGIAAGEAIIVVCKDNFHGRTTTIISFSNDEDARKNFNPYTSGFDAVEYNDVNALKQLFKEKADKICGFLVEPIQGEAGVNVPSEGYLKACEELCKQHNVLFIADEIQTGIARTGKMLAIDHENINADVLILGKAVSGGVYPVSAVLANDEVMNVIKPGQHGSTYGGNPLAAAVAMEALQVVLDEKLADNAEKLGQIFRTEITKMAEEFPLFKSVRGKGLLNAILINDTPESETAWNFCVAMKDNGLLAKPTHGNIIRFAPPLVMNEEQLHECLAIIRKTAEEFNK; via the coding sequence ATGAAAAGAACATCAGAATTAATTGCATTAGAAGAAAAATACGGAGCTCATAACTATCATCCGCTTCCAGTAGTTTTGGAAAAAGGAGAAGGAGTTTACGTTTGGGACGTAGATGGAAAAAAATATTTCGATTTCCTATCTGCTTATTCAGCTGTCAATCAAGGACATTGTCATCCTCGAATTATTAATAGATTAAAAGAACAAGCAGAAAAATTAACGTTAACTTCTCGTGCTTTTTACAATGCTGAACTTGGAAAATATGAAAAATTTCTAACAGAATTGTTCGGTTTCGAGAAAGTACTTCCTATGAACACGGGAGCTGAAGCTGTTGAAACTGCTCTAAAAATTGCTCGTAAATGGGGGTACGAGAAGAAAGGAATTGCAGCTGGTGAAGCAATTATTGTTGTATGTAAAGACAATTTCCATGGACGTACAACAACTATTATTTCTTTTTCGAATGATGAAGATGCGCGTAAAAACTTCAATCCTTATACAAGTGGTTTTGATGCCGTTGAATACAATGATGTAAATGCTTTGAAACAATTATTTAAAGAAAAAGCTGACAAAATTTGTGGGTTCTTAGTAGAGCCTATTCAAGGTGAAGCTGGTGTTAATGTTCCTTCTGAAGGATATTTAAAAGCTTGCGAAGAATTATGTAAACAACATAATGTTTTATTTATTGCAGATGAAATCCAAACAGGAATTGCTCGTACAGGAAAAATGTTAGCGATTGATCATGAAAATATTAATGCTGATGTCTTAATTTTAGGTAAAGCTGTATCGGGTGGAGTTTATCCTGTTTCTGCTGTTTTAGCAAATGATGAAGTGATGAATGTGATTAAACCAGGACAACATGGTTCTACTTACGGTGGAAATCCTTTGGCTGCAGCGGTTGCAATGGAAGCTTTACAAGTTGTTTTAGACGAAAAATTAGCTGATAACGCAGAGAAATTAGGTCAAATTTTTAGAACAGAAATCACTAAAATGGCTGAAGAATTTCCTTTATTCAAATCGGTTCGTGGTAAAGGTTTATTAAATGCTATTTTAATCAATGATACGCCAGAATCTGAAACAGCATGGAATTTCTGTGTTGCAATGAAAGACAACGGTTTATTGGCTAAACCTACACACGGAAACATCATTCGTTTCGCTCCTCCTCTTGTGATGAACGAAGAACAATTGCACGAATGTTTAGCGATTATTCGTAAAACCGCAGAAGAGTTTAACAAATAA
- a CDS encoding OsmC family protein yields the protein MSEVNVTSTSTDKNYISKIKSGKHEFTVDEPIDKGGLDTAAKPSELLGAALASCTSITLQMYMNHKEFPYKKVEVDVNYDLITTEPITFHRHVIIEGDFDEKQQTRLLKVANSCPIHKILDKGHEIETTIEFI from the coding sequence ATGAGTGAAGTGAATGTGACGTCGACTTCGACGGATAAAAATTATATTTCAAAAATAAAATCAGGTAAGCACGAATTTACAGTTGATGAACCAATTGATAAAGGAGGCTTGGATACTGCTGCAAAACCAAGCGAATTGTTAGGCGCAGCTTTGGCTTCTTGTACATCGATTACATTGCAAATGTATATGAATCACAAAGAATTTCCATACAAAAAAGTGGAGGTTGATGTGAACTATGATTTGATTACAACCGAACCAATAACATTTCATCGTCACGTAATTATCGAAGGTGATTTTGATGAAAAACAGCAAACAAGATTATTAAAAGTTGCAAATTCTTGTCCAATACACAAAATCTTAGATAAAGGTCACGAAATTGAAACGACAATAGAATTCATTTAG
- a CDS encoding pirin family protein: MSNVGLILEEKAADIGNFLVGRLLPFRQKRHVGPFVFIDHMGPTKLKDYQNLDVGPHPHIGLSTLTYLFEGAIMHRDSLGTELEIKPGAVNWMTAGKGVVHSERTPEYLRTTDKTLHGLQIWVALPKELENMEPSFTHVDAEKLPTWSDENADYRLIAGQFGEHKSAVPVYSPMYLIEIKAKNTFNVSLGKDLFGESALYVLEGSIKDAGETYGTKQLLVAKDAKLCEFEIEAGSTVYIFGGEELPEEHFIFWNFVSSSRETIEKAKEDWVNHRFPKVPGDDDYVPMPQAQKNSRIKGNEK; this comes from the coding sequence ATGTCTAATGTTGGATTAATTTTAGAAGAGAAAGCGGCTGATATTGGCAACTTTTTAGTGGGTAGATTATTGCCTTTTCGTCAGAAAAGACATGTCGGGCCATTTGTATTTATCGACCATATGGGACCAACAAAGCTGAAAGATTATCAAAATCTTGATGTAGGTCCACATCCTCATATTGGTTTGTCTACTTTGACGTATTTGTTCGAAGGGGCCATTATGCATCGCGATAGTTTAGGAACCGAATTGGAGATAAAACCTGGAGCAGTAAATTGGATGACAGCAGGAAAAGGTGTGGTGCACTCGGAGCGTACACCCGAATATTTACGTACAACAGATAAAACGCTTCACGGTTTACAAATTTGGGTAGCACTCCCAAAAGAATTAGAAAATATGGAACCGAGTTTCACACATGTTGATGCAGAAAAACTACCAACTTGGTCAGATGAAAATGCAGATTACAGATTGATTGCGGGGCAATTTGGTGAGCACAAATCTGCGGTACCTGTTTATTCGCCAATGTATTTAATCGAAATTAAAGCGAAAAACACCTTCAATGTCTCGTTAGGAAAAGATCTTTTTGGAGAATCTGCGCTGTATGTTTTAGAAGGTTCTATAAAAGATGCAGGTGAAACCTATGGGACGAAACAATTATTGGTTGCCAAAGATGCTAAATTATGTGAATTTGAAATTGAAGCAGGTTCAACGGTTTATATTTTTGGAGGTGAAGAATTACCAGAAGAACATTTTATTTTTTGGAATTTTGTGAGTTCTTCAAGAGAAACGATCGAAAAAGCAAAAGAAGATTGGGTGAATCACCGATTTCCAAAAGTACCAGGAGATGACGATTATGTACCAATGCCACAAGCACAAAAGAATTCAAGAATTAAAGGAAACGAAAAATAA
- the porV gene encoding type IX secretion system outer membrane channel protein PorV produces the protein MKKITASLLILASAFTYAQDTGSNNTDKDYTKSNPILTGAPFLKISPDARAGGLGDQGVATSADNYSQYWNAAKFAFAPDYSGVAFTYTPYMNSLTNDVFLLNASYYTFLGQDERSTLGASIYYFNMGEIELNELVGTDVVSTGMAKPNEFSIDLSYGLRLTDNYSMAVTGRFIRSDLFNGVNEAGVQAANTFAVDLAGYYQSETMDTNNFEGKLRGGFQISNIGPKLDYSNSEENASYLPTTLRLGVGYDFKFDDYNKVGITTEFSKLLVPTPQYEYDEEGNITNSYIPNKGVMDGIFSSFGDAPGGGSEELKEITYSVGAEYSYNDALFIRAGYFHESPMKGDRQHLTLGLGLKYNAFAFNASYLIPMSETNNALENTLRFGIAWNFGGETQNSYDY, from the coding sequence ATGAAAAAAATTACCGCAAGCTTATTGATTTTAGCATCAGCTTTTACCTATGCTCAAGATACAGGAAGTAATAATACAGATAAAGATTATACAAAATCAAATCCAATTTTAACGGGAGCTCCATTCTTAAAAATTTCGCCTGATGCACGTGCAGGTGGTTTAGGAGATCAAGGTGTTGCGACATCGGCGGATAACTATTCTCAGTATTGGAATGCTGCTAAATTTGCTTTTGCACCAGATTACTCTGGAGTAGCGTTCACCTATACGCCATATATGAATTCATTAACAAACGATGTTTTCTTGTTAAACGCCTCTTACTATACTTTTTTAGGACAAGATGAACGTAGTACATTAGGTGCAAGTATCTACTATTTCAATATGGGTGAAATCGAACTAAATGAACTTGTCGGAACAGATGTTGTATCTACGGGTATGGCTAAACCAAATGAATTCTCAATCGACTTATCGTATGGTTTACGTTTAACAGATAACTATTCGATGGCAGTTACAGGTCGTTTTATTCGTTCAGACTTATTTAACGGAGTAAATGAAGCAGGTGTTCAAGCTGCTAATACTTTCGCGGTTGATTTAGCTGGTTATTACCAATCAGAAACAATGGATACAAATAATTTTGAAGGTAAATTACGTGGAGGTTTCCAAATTTCTAATATTGGTCCTAAATTAGATTATTCAAATTCAGAAGAGAACGCATCTTATTTGCCAACAACATTACGTTTAGGAGTTGGGTATGATTTCAAATTTGATGATTACAATAAAGTAGGTATCACAACAGAGTTTTCTAAATTATTAGTACCAACACCTCAATATGAATATGATGAAGAAGGGAATATAACAAATAGTTACATCCCAAATAAAGGTGTGATGGACGGTATCTTTAGTTCTTTTGGTGATGCACCAGGAGGAGGAAGCGAAGAATTAAAAGAAATTACGTATTCAGTTGGTGCAGAGTATTCTTACAACGATGCTTTATTTATTCGTGCAGGTTATTTCCACGAAAGCCCAATGAAAGGGGATCGTCAGCATTTAACATTAGGTTTAGGGCTTAAATACAATGCTTTTGCATTTAATGCTTCTTACTTAATTCCAATGTCAGAAACGAACAATGCCTTAGAAAATACATTACGTTTTGGTATTGCGTGGAACTTTGGAGGAGAAACTCAAAACAGTTACGATTACTAA
- the porU gene encoding type IX secretion system sortase PorU yields MKKYFILVATLLQFPQLFSQNYKINWENNQTISLTNGNKVNVPYFSNKDNYFVGGYFLPEFVVELNSLNQEVELTNVQYREVQNELIDLDTSSISDKINFSSYNVNDKNGQQKLIVKVVPFVKQNNKFLKIESFSIVQKPISSQRKSGTRFIDNSTSSVLKTGDWYKIKVSKDGVFKLDRNFFTKNGIPTNFNPKSLKIYGNGEGRLMENLTLDRKGALNEIPIKFVGGDDGSFDNNDYVLFYAKGPHQWYRDNTTTLSNVKLRYNLYDESAYYFISFNGSDGKRVQNSSLTGSPVKTFSTFDHLQFHEKDSINLNGLGQIWVGENIGLKDGFKKTFKANSIVNGGEAYLRYAVVGKNSNNNYSINANGQIFTGSLGNSEFNRTEDDKSITLNSNTIDISVSSVGSNPSGLGFLDYLQLRFKDNLVYNNEQFTFRFLSDYSNPMNAFTLQNSSNVNVWNVSNIHQISNLQPESGSYKFENSPQNEFVAFRDENAYNDAKFVGRVANQDIRSLVDINYVVITHPKYLDQAQRLANFRKEHDKINTAVVTTDQVYNDFSSGSQDPIAIRDFLKFLKDNQSPNLEYAVLFGATTYDPKNRIKDFTNYIPTFTDEPSTNINEAIATDDYFAMLDNNVKMLSNNVEGVYNYDANWFNIAVGRIPASNSPEAKVLVDKIISYYDKVQGKGTSYGDWRTKVVAVTDNDDNVNTPNFDVSIDGEFTKKENQIYTVNKIYTGAHQPEGTSAGVRYPTVNQAILNGIELGSNFLMYYGHGGPRSWAQERIITAEELTGLSNFSAAYSRLPIVCTVTCDFTIWDLPQYNSAGEMMLKNINGGALSMITTNRPIGTGYGDTMNQYLIQEFFKKDGLENQTIGKALNQAKISYSPSHRNHKSVSILGDPMLAIHRPQQEIEILSIENKKGVDILGGGKLQALDFVTIKGKVNQLTSTSIDNTFSGKIAVSLFEKEEIKTLLSESTHNGKTFKTENKTIYKGTGKVVNGEFTIQFYVPKDINYELGDRKLKFYAWDEKDGKDASTLEIVSMEGINEEGLNDDERPQGKLYMNNLNFANGGITDRSPYLVGCLTDNTGINATGSSIGHDIVATIDGKVQDAYVLNEYYDGGDANPCINKDFEDYQKGQVMYQLKNLELGQHTVNLKFWDINNNSNTATLDFVVMENGTGQLHIDKLLNWPNPFTKNTFFHFEHNCDSELDVMVQIFTISGKLVKTLRQTVSAEPFREGYRTGKYAIEWDGLDDFGDKIGKGVYIYKVNVKGVDDTVCKGSAAAVEKLVILK; encoded by the coding sequence ATGAAGAAATATTTTATTTTAGTCGCAACTTTGCTTCAATTTCCTCAATTGTTTAGTCAAAATTACAAAATAAATTGGGAGAATAATCAAACAATTTCTTTGACGAATGGAAATAAGGTAAATGTGCCTTATTTTTCGAATAAAGATAATTATTTTGTTGGGGGATACTTTCTTCCAGAATTTGTGGTTGAATTAAATTCACTTAATCAAGAAGTTGAATTGACGAATGTACAATATAGAGAAGTACAAAACGAATTGATTGATTTGGATACATCTTCTATTTCAGATAAAATTAATTTTTCTTCATATAATGTAAATGATAAAAATGGACAACAAAAACTAATTGTAAAAGTTGTTCCTTTTGTAAAACAGAATAATAAATTTCTGAAAATTGAATCGTTTTCTATCGTACAAAAACCAATTTCTTCTCAACGAAAATCAGGTACAAGATTTATTGATAATTCAACTTCAAGTGTTTTGAAAACTGGAGATTGGTATAAAATAAAAGTTTCGAAAGATGGTGTTTTTAAACTAGATAGAAATTTCTTTACGAAGAATGGAATTCCGACCAATTTCAATCCGAAATCTTTAAAGATTTATGGAAATGGTGAAGGTCGATTGATGGAAAATTTGACTTTAGATAGAAAAGGAGCTTTAAATGAAATTCCGATCAAATTTGTTGGTGGAGATGACGGAAGTTTTGATAACAATGATTACGTTTTATTTTATGCAAAAGGTCCGCATCAATGGTATAGAGATAATACCACAACTTTAAGTAATGTAAAACTTCGTTATAATTTATATGATGAATCAGCCTATTATTTTATAAGTTTTAATGGAAGTGATGGGAAACGTGTGCAAAATAGTTCACTAACTGGTTCACCTGTTAAAACATTTTCGACATTTGATCATTTACAATTTCACGAAAAAGATTCAATTAATCTAAATGGTCTTGGACAAATTTGGGTTGGAGAAAATATTGGATTAAAAGATGGTTTTAAAAAAACATTCAAAGCAAATTCTATTGTAAATGGAGGTGAAGCATATTTACGTTACGCTGTTGTAGGGAAAAATTCTAATAATAATTATTCTATAAATGCTAATGGTCAAATATTTACTGGGAGTTTAGGAAATTCGGAGTTTAACAGAACTGAAGATGATAAATCTATTACTTTAAACTCAAATACAATTGATATTTCAGTTTCGTCTGTAGGAAGTAATCCCTCTGGTTTAGGTTTTTTAGATTATTTACAACTTCGTTTCAAGGATAATTTAGTATATAATAATGAACAGTTTACGTTTAGATTTTTATCTGACTATTCTAATCCAATGAATGCATTTACATTACAAAACTCTTCAAATGTTAATGTTTGGAATGTTTCTAATATTCATCAAATTTCAAATCTTCAGCCAGAAAGCGGTTCTTATAAATTTGAGAATTCGCCACAAAATGAGTTTGTAGCTTTTCGAGATGAAAATGCTTATAATGATGCAAAATTTGTAGGTCGTGTTGCGAATCAAGATATACGTAGTTTAGTTGATATAAATTATGTTGTGATTACGCACCCAAAATATTTGGATCAAGCACAACGTTTGGCAAATTTCAGAAAAGAACATGATAAAATAAATACTGCTGTTGTAACAACAGACCAAGTTTACAATGATTTTTCATCTGGAAGTCAAGATCCAATTGCGATTCGAGATTTTTTAAAGTTTTTGAAAGATAATCAAAGTCCAAACTTAGAATACGCAGTATTATTTGGTGCAACAACGTATGATCCTAAGAATAGAATAAAAGATTTTACGAATTACATTCCAACGTTTACAGACGAACCTTCAACAAATATAAACGAAGCTATTGCAACAGATGATTATTTTGCGATGTTAGATAACAATGTAAAGATGTTATCAAATAATGTAGAGGGAGTTTATAATTACGATGCAAATTGGTTTAATATAGCTGTTGGTCGAATTCCTGCATCAAATTCTCCAGAAGCGAAAGTTTTAGTGGATAAAATCATTTCTTATTATGATAAAGTTCAAGGAAAAGGAACTTCATATGGAGATTGGCGTACAAAAGTTGTTGCAGTTACAGATAACGATGATAATGTTAATACTCCAAATTTTGACGTTTCTATTGATGGTGAGTTTACTAAAAAAGAAAATCAAATTTATACGGTAAACAAAATATACACAGGTGCTCATCAACCCGAAGGTACATCGGCAGGTGTTCGCTACCCAACGGTTAATCAGGCGATATTAAATGGAATTGAATTAGGCTCTAATTTCTTGATGTATTATGGACATGGAGGTCCACGAAGTTGGGCACAAGAACGTATTATTACCGCAGAAGAATTAACAGGTTTGTCTAATTTTAGTGCTGCTTATTCGCGATTACCTATTGTATGTACTGTTACTTGTGATTTTACGATTTGGGATTTACCACAATATAATTCAGCAGGTGAAATGATGTTGAAAAATATAAATGGAGGGGCATTGTCAATGATTACAACAAACCGTCCTATTGGAACAGGATATGGAGATACAATGAATCAGTATTTGATTCAAGAATTTTTCAAAAAGGATGGTTTAGAAAATCAAACGATAGGAAAAGCGCTAAATCAAGCTAAAATTAGTTATTCTCCTTCTCATCGTAATCACAAAAGTGTTAGTATTTTGGGAGATCCTATGTTAGCTATTCATCGTCCGCAACAAGAGATTGAAATTTTAAGTATCGAAAATAAAAAAGGTGTAGATATTTTAGGAGGAGGAAAATTACAAGCCTTAGATTTTGTAACGATTAAAGGAAAGGTCAATCAACTTACTTCAACTTCTATTGACAATACTTTTTCAGGAAAAATAGCGGTAAGCCTTTTTGAGAAAGAGGAAATAAAAACCTTGTTAAGTGAATCTACTCATAATGGAAAAACGTTCAAAACAGAAAATAAAACAATTTATAAAGGAACGGGAAAAGTAGTAAATGGAGAATTTACGATTCAGTTTTATGTGCCGAAAGATATCAATTACGAGCTAGGAGATCGAAAATTAAAATTTTATGCGTGGGACGAAAAAGATGGAAAAGACGCCTCTACTTTAGAAATTGTTTCGATGGAAGGAATTAACGAAGAAGGTTTAAATGATGATGAACGTCCGCAAGGAAAATTATACATGAACAATTTAAATTTTGCCAATGGTGGAATTACAGATCGTTCGCCTTATTTGGTTGGTTGTTTAACTGATAATACAGGAATTAATGCAACAGGATCGAGTATTGGGCATGATATTGTAGCAACAATAGATGGTAAAGTTCAAGATGCATATGTGTTAAACGAATATTATGATGGAGGTGATGCAAATCCTTGTATCAATAAAGATTTCGAAGATTATCAGAAAGGTCAAGTTATGTATCAATTAAAAAATTTAGAACTTGGTCAACATACCGTAAATCTTAAATTTTGGGACATCAACAATAATTCGAATACTGCAACGTTAGACTTTGTAGTAATGGAAAATGGAACGGGACAATTGCATATTGATAAATTACTAAATTGGCCTAATCCATTTACAAAGAATACCTTTTTCCATTTCGAACACAACTGTGATTCTGAGTTAGATGTAATGGTTCAGATTTTTACCATTTCGGGTAAATTAGTCAAAACACTACGTCAAACCGTTTCTGCAGAACCTTTCCGAGAAGGATATCGTACAGGAAAATATGCGATAGAATGGGATGGTTTGGATGATTTTGGAGACAAAATAGGAAAAGGTGTTTATATTTACAAAGTCAATGTAAAAGGTGTTGACGATACCGTATGTAAAGGTTCAGCAGCAGCAGTTGAAAAATTAGTTATTTTAAAATAA
- the gldJ gene encoding gliding motility lipoprotein GldJ produces the protein MKMNKGRIFSLALAAITMSVFVGCASSSGKKKGGGTKNFTSRTGWKPNDSKGWFFSGKKKENIKAWPGMVFIEGGSFTMGITKDDVLHDWNNSPVRMQVKSFFIGETEVTNYEYKEYLTWLKVVFPPEDTQYKDIYNGALPDETVFNNQLSRDDFSTENYLFSPEFSYYPVVGISWLQAVNYCDWLTDRANEKALMNKGILSKDYYNNEEYNYGNKTFNAEQYKLGDTNVNEAIDSTKIMRANQIKTQNSRILKANRATGSLEVQPFRLPTEAEWEYAALALPGNREYNEYKGKEVAQNNLRVTKGAQRGQYLDNFKQGRGDYSGIGGFGNDGSAITSDVRKYPSNDFGLYGMLGNVAEWVSDVYRPIIDEEANDFNYYRGNVFKTNIDNGVGGFEKYDETNVEYDTLDNGKLVYKGLPGAYKKQTQYDLTNYRDGDPNSSLNPRVEDGRSADQATEDMYNAPQRKFTVDEKGRVILEKDTTNRTSDISDETRVVKGGSWKDPIYWIDAGQRRYLHQASATNWIGFRVAQEYTGSFESKRKRRG, from the coding sequence ATGAAAATGAATAAAGGACGTATTTTTTCTCTTGCGCTTGCAGCCATTACAATGAGTGTATTTGTAGGCTGTGCAAGTAGTTCAGGTAAGAAAAAAGGAGGTGGAACAAAAAATTTCACAAGTCGTACAGGTTGGAAACCAAACGATAGTAAAGGTTGGTTTTTTTCGGGTAAAAAGAAAGAAAACATTAAAGCATGGCCTGGAATGGTTTTCATCGAAGGTGGGTCTTTTACAATGGGAATCACGAAAGATGATGTGTTACACGACTGGAATAATTCTCCTGTTCGTATGCAAGTAAAATCTTTCTTCATTGGTGAAACTGAGGTTACAAACTACGAATACAAAGAATACTTAACTTGGCTAAAAGTTGTTTTCCCACCAGAAGACACGCAGTACAAGGATATCTATAATGGAGCCTTACCAGACGAAACGGTATTCAATAATCAATTATCAAGAGATGATTTCTCGACAGAAAATTACTTGTTTTCACCAGAGTTTAGCTACTACCCTGTAGTTGGTATTTCTTGGTTGCAAGCAGTAAACTATTGTGATTGGTTAACAGATCGTGCTAACGAAAAAGCCTTGATGAACAAAGGAATCTTATCAAAAGATTACTATAATAACGAAGAATACAATTACGGAAACAAAACATTCAATGCAGAACAATATAAGTTAGGCGACACGAATGTAAATGAAGCTATTGATTCGACTAAAATTATGAGAGCGAATCAAATTAAAACTCAAAACTCTCGTATCCTAAAAGCAAATCGTGCAACAGGTTCTTTAGAAGTTCAACCTTTCCGTTTACCTACTGAGGCTGAATGGGAATATGCAGCTTTAGCTTTACCTGGAAACCGTGAATACAACGAATACAAAGGAAAAGAAGTTGCTCAAAATAATTTAAGAGTAACAAAAGGAGCGCAAAGAGGTCAATATTTAGATAACTTCAAACAAGGTCGTGGAGATTATTCAGGTATTGGAGGATTTGGAAACGATGGTTCTGCTATTACAAGTGATGTTCGTAAATATCCATCAAATGATTTTGGTCTATATGGTATGTTAGGTAACGTTGCAGAATGGGTTTCTGATGTTTATCGTCCAATTATTGACGAAGAAGCAAATGACTTCAACTATTACCGTGGTAATGTTTTCAAAACGAATATCGATAACGGAGTTGGCGGATTTGAAAAATATGACGAAACAAACGTAGAATACGATACATTAGACAATGGTAAATTAGTTTACAAAGGTTTACCTGGCGCATATAAAAAACAAACACAATACGATTTGACAAATTATCGTGATGGTGATCCTAACTCTTCTCTTAACCCAAGAGTTGAAGACGGTAGATCTGCTGATCAGGCGACAGAAGATATGTATAATGCTCCTCAACGTAAATTTACAGTAGACGAAAAAGGTCGCGTTATATTAGAAAAAGATACAACAAATCGTACTTCTGATATTTCTGATGAAACACGTGTTGTAAAAGGAGGTTCTTGGAAAGACCCTATCTATTGGATAGATGCTGGACAAAGACGTTATTTACACCAAGCAAGTGCAACAAACTGGATTGGTTTCCGTGTAGCTCAAGAATATACAGGTAGCTTCGAATCTAAGCGTAAACGTAGAGGATAA
- a CDS encoding GNAT family N-acetyltransferase, which translates to MKIKEITIDKLETERLLLVPFTIDICEDMLYNDYRILEEKGFLKGKDWPDQDMMDTIPKIIQKLLIHNYVTGFESWMIIKKDTKEIIGDVGFKGFNAADENVDIGYGIIREERRKGYAEEACTELIRWAFSQEIVKEVTAKSFSDNFKSINLLKKLGFEKVVEHNGFTYWSLTQ; encoded by the coding sequence ATGAAAATAAAAGAGATTACTATAGATAAATTAGAAACAGAACGTTTGCTTCTCGTGCCATTTACAATTGATATTTGCGAAGATATGTTGTACAATGATTATCGTATTTTAGAAGAGAAGGGGTTTCTAAAAGGAAAAGATTGGCCCGATCAAGATATGATGGATACAATACCTAAGATTATTCAAAAATTGTTAATCCATAATTATGTTACGGGGTTTGAATCGTGGATGATTATTAAAAAGGATACAAAAGAAATAATTGGTGATGTAGGTTTTAAAGGTTTTAATGCAGCGGATGAAAATGTGGATATTGGTTATGGAATAATAAGAGAGGAGAGAAGGAAAGGTTATGCAGAGGAAGCGTGCACAGAATTGATTAGATGGGCATTTTCTCAAGAAATAGTGAAAGAGGTAACAGCAAAATCTTTCTCAGATAATTTTAAATCAATTAATCTTTTGAAGAAACTTGGTTTCGAAAAAGTAGTAGAACATAATGGTTTTACATATTGGTCTTTAACTCAATAA